The DNA window ATTCCTTGAACCCGCATTCGAATCGCTGTTCGATGGACCACCCTTGAAACTATTGCTCCTGCTTGGTGCTGGCCCTGGTCCGGTTTTTGTTGTATTAGTCCCATTAGAAGGATTATGATACCCAGAAAGAACTTGCTGGTGGTTGATCGGTTGAGGTGAGCTATTATAGCCTGGAATGAAACGTTGACCATTTACGAAATTGCCCCCAGCCTGACCCACAGCCACTCTCtgaccaccaccaccaccactaGAATTGTGATTCATAGAAGGCAATACcgcctgctgctgctgctgcagcTGGAGTGAATTGGAGTTTTGATTCATCGAGTGTTGCCTTGTCAGCATGGTTTGGTAGTTATTGGTCATCAGAGGTGGTGGCCCCACGCTCAAAGATCCTCGTCCAACTGCTGCATGATTGTTGTTAATGTTGGCCATCTGGCTGTTATTATTGAGTCCGGGGTTGAGAGAGCTATTACTGTTTGTGGGGGCAGAAGATAACTGTTGTTCCATATCTGTAGTAGTAGGCATCTGACGCTTGGTAAAGGATGGTTTTTTAAGATAGCTTTTTAAACCGTCTGCAAATTCATGAGCAACAAAGTGATTAAGGAACTGTATGAAATGTGTAAAATCATCAAAAggaatttgagttatttaaaagaACAGAAAGACGAAAGTGTTCAAGATAACAGATAGAGAAGATGTAGCAAATGAAgcttgaagaaaataaatatgtcaaaatcttATTCAGAGCACTAATGATTGGTTACCAATTGGACCAGCAGCCTTTTCACTACACAAATCCATGAGATCTTTCATGCTATTAACCACCTCAGAGATCTgcaataacaaaaaaaagacTAGCTAAGctattattattgaatattgCATGTCAGtatagtataaaaatataaaaaagaaaggggaaatgtataatatatatatatatataacaattttctTAGTCTTTGCACATTTTTGACCCAAAAATGGTGGCAAACATGTTCCTCTGCTCGCCCTAATCTTTAATATTTGCGGGTGGTGGGTAACTAATCAAGGGTGATTTGCTTAAATCTTGCAATTCGGAGAGCTTATATATCCAAATGGGTGGACATTGAAACTTGTCTGAAGATTTAGAAGtatatttatatgttatctATGTATACAACTCTCAAGACAAACGGATAGATAGAATTCAACCTGCAAGCACCGGACATATCTTTTGGAAAATCCCAAATCATTCAGTGACTGCAATTCCAAAGTCTGTGCTAGCTGACGTCCACCAGCCAGAACCCTAGAAACAGGACAGTTCAAAATtgaagcatcaaaatgaaaatcaataatGTACAATGCATAATTTGATAAACCATTTTATATCACTTACATATTGCTATTTGCCTGCAATTCCTGCTGAGAGATACCCTCAGGCCCACTTTCATTGATTGTGTTTTGGCATTTCTGGGCAACTTGTAGCAACTGATTGACCTGGAAAATAGCAAGTTTACATCAACCAAAGCTTCTACACAAActtatttcacatttatttataaaagtaataaaataaataaaggccAAGGCTCAAATAGCTAAAACACTTTTTTCAAGTACAAGTTTTTTCAGCCAATATGAAAAATGTTGGTATCTCATCCAACCACACTTTTTCATACCAAACGTATCTGGATCAGATTCAGAAGTTATTACTCGATTTTTCAACCAGATCATGTAGCTTACACAAGTGCTTCCAAATGGGGTCATTAATGTGGTTAGGAACATCATTATCCTATGACACATGTAAGATATTGTATTATGTTTAGAAGGTATCTCGCACAGCAGGATGGAAAGGGCACGACACCTTTTCATTTGCTTGAAGTCATTTTCGTTACttgtttaattcaattataattgcTATCCCTTTAGCTTGTTACCTAAGACCCAACCAGGTTCACTCTCGAATTACAGTAATTCTGTGTTTTAACAGCTTCTGAttcagaaaaataaattttcaagaaaattcAACGTATAGCAAAATAACTGATAAAAAAATctggtaaaaaataatttgcgACCTAATTAAAGTACATAATCATAACTGAAAAATAACTACCAACTGCTAATAATTACTACTTTAACGAACTATTAACTGCCTTTTACTACCTAATACATATCATATAAGAATCACATAGATCATAATAACCATTTGAAGAGCAACGTGTTTCTGAAAACATACATCCAGCTAATCTTTTGCATCCAGAAAACAACATAAACTAGAAGATTGGTTATATACCTGTGGAGCAATTAACTTTCTAGAAATGAACTCCTCATGGCGACGTGCACAAAATTCCCAAGAGATTATCTGGAAAAGAAGTTGGCGATCACGCACTAACAGGGCAGGGCATACATAATacagaaaataatatatgtgaattTACAAACCTTCAAATCAGGAGTAAATAGCACACGGAGCTGACCCTTGCGAATGACACGAAGTTGCGCATATACAGTCTCTTGGACAGCCTTCTCATACTGCAATGTCATTACCCCATTGGGGTATCTGACTTCAGTAGGCAAGTCCAGGAACAAAAGTTCATCTATGACACCGCTGTTAAACTTGATCTGGTTTAGTCTTGGTAGCACTTCAAATGTTGCCTCTGTTGATATCCAAAATATCCAAAAGAAAAGACAAAAGCCAATCAGAACTACTTACAAAACAGAATCTTGAACAATTGAGTATATTTTCAGGATTGGAATGTAGAAATAAATTATGACACTCAAGGCAGAGTTTGATATTATAGTTGTATCTAAATAATTAACTGCTCTAAAATCCCTTACTGATTTagattcaactcaaattaacCTAGAGGTTAATTCCGTAAGATATGACTTAACTCGATAATTTAGTCAGAGCAGtacaaaataaaactttaaccctaaaaaattaatcatattatgtTTTGCTacaagggtaaaatagtctcTAAGTACTCTCCTGATATTAAttcaacattttattaaatcaacTTGCATGTAAATACTTAAAACTCAGATATTGTCATTTGGTTTATTCATCATTTATTTCAGACACAAACGACATTTAGAATTCAACACTCTGTGTTTGATAACAGTGtttataacttaatctaaaacTTGGGTGCTTATTTGAAATAAGTTCATTTTGTATTTGTTACTTAAGAtcacttaactatttaattcCAGCTCAAATTTAGCTAAAAAAATAAGCTAGAATACCTAGCTTAATTCAATAAGCTATGAATGAATTAACTCACTAATATAGTATAAGTGTAAGAACACAACTTTATcccttaaaaattaatcaaatctCGTCactataagggtaaaatagtcttttaagtGTTTTCCCAATATTAGCTCACATTTTATCGAATCAATTTGAATATCAATTACTTaaaattcagatattttaatttgGTTTATTCAGCATTTATTTTTCAGACACTTGACTAGCTCCACACTTAAAATATAGTATTCAACATTCCACACTTAATGTTCAGTTTTGTTaatttcagttttatcaaaaGTTAATGTAAAACTAAGATTATGACATGGcaatttttcagaaaaaaaaattgagtaagAAAAAGTTGTGCTCCACCAAAATACTCGAGAGTATTCTTGTGCTACCAAAAACAAAAGACCACTATAATCATTAGGCAACCTTCTTCaaccaaaaaatgaaaacaaaatcaaaaggAATTCTTAATGAACTCACCAAAACCTCTACCAGACTTGGAGCCACAAATTTCACATTGCCACGCATCCTGAACAAAAATAATGAGGAACTAGTTTATCTTACAAAGATTCCAGCATAGAAAAACACAAGTGAAGCAAGAAAACATCCACATCCAAACTAGTGTAAACACATGTTAATCAATTAACAAATGTAATGATCCGTGAAATGAATTGATTTTGTTCTAATCTCTGTGAATTATTTTGcctctctttttcttttctaaaaactggtttatttaaattataaaaaaaactacatcaaacaagctcttggtTATTTAAACTCATCTAGATtgcatcaaacaagctcttgtaACCCTAATTCTTTTGTGGGTAATTTAAAACCAAACGAAGATGGTACATATGGTAAACTCAACAAGAAGTATCTTGATTAGCTTTGAGTTTAAAAACTGAGATTAGACAATACATATCTAAGAGCTGCCAATGGTGATATATTAAGCAGGTTCATTCATACTTATACATAATGATGAATCTTTCAATATAAGTCgcagaaaaaataaatgaataatcgtGTACGATATGCAAATATAACACTGTCTCTTTACAACTATGATACACAGTTATTAAAATGGATATGTTGTTTATACCATCTAAAAGATCACTCTATGAATCTAGCTTCATTTTGTTCCAATAAAATGCATAAGTTCTccaccataaaaaaaaaaagttgtcaTACATCAATAATTTGTTTATCATTCTGTACATTGAAATTCTCCCTCGATGTTATAGTGattcaaaatataaacatcCCATGGTAACTGAAAGGAATTAAGATTTTGTTTCAGAAGCAAGGGAAACTAACCATGGTAGACTGGGGAAAGACTCCAAGTGAATGATGTCCTACATTATCATACTGTGACAAGCACCACCTTGTCTTTGAACGTGGTGAATAATACTCTGTTACAAACTTCTTCCAATATGCATACGAATTGTCCTGTTAAAGTGAAATAAGAAATTACAGGAGGTCGAGAATCATAAACAGACATTTCGATACAAAGTTAATAATTGTGCATTTGTAACAGAGCAATATTGAATTTGAAAACAAGGACATCAACTCACAGCTGGTCGTTGTTGCTGATGATATAGGTACTGCATTAGTCGATTTGAACATACACCACTCTCAAAAGGGCGTTTCATGCCAGAT is part of the Impatiens glandulifera chromosome 1, dImpGla2.1, whole genome shotgun sequence genome and encodes:
- the LOC124919829 gene encoding probable transcriptional regulator SLK3 isoform X1, producing the protein MESGHQGSVPSMTPSLVGGDISHSSYSSGIFYQGDGQPQSVGNTHLSSSFGTSSNSVLGVTQASLASGDASDVMLNSMANSGPSVGASSLVTDANSGLSGGPHLQRSTSFNTDSYMRLPASPISFTSNNLSVSGSSIMDVTSVGQQCSNQEPNNQQVQLIQSQQGATSLSAARMGQLSIPAGSRVPSSLIQDTSMSQMQKKQRMEVKKEDILPQQVRQQLMHRQDTHEPQLQALIQQQALRQHQQQQQLVQSMTSIQRLQFLHQQQQFSLRHQQQFSRQQQQHPIRQQLQQPSTHLSGMKRPFESGVCSNRLMQYLYHQQQRPADNSYAYWKKFVTEYYSPRSKTRWCLSQYDNVGHHSLGVFPQSTMDAWQCEICGSKSGRGFEATFEVLPRLNQIKFNSGVIDELLFLDLPTEVRYPNGVMTLQYEKAVQETVYAQLRVIRKGQLRVLFTPDLKIISWEFCARRHEEFISRKLIAPQVNQLLQVAQKCQNTINESGPEGISQQELQANSNMVLAGGRQLAQTLELQSLNDLGFSKRYVRCLQISEVVNSMKDLMDLCSEKAAGPIDGLKSYLKKPSFTKRQMPTTTDMEQQLSSAPTNSNSSLNPGLNNNSQMANINNNHAAVGRGSLSVGPPPLMTNNYQTMLTRQHSMNQNSNSLQLQQQQQAVLPSMNHNSSGGGGGQRVAVGQAGGNFVNGQRFIPGYNSSPQPINHQQVLSGYHNPSNGTNTTKTGPGPAPSRSNSFKGGPSNSDSNAGSRNTTTTPTTSNNNNNNNKAAEEKEAEAAASDLSNYLNLPDNMFQDFAESGLFDDSLGYSWKS
- the LOC124919829 gene encoding probable transcriptional regulator SLK2 isoform X2; protein product: MLNSMANSGPSVGASSLVTDANSGLSGGPHLQRSTSFNTDSYMRLPASPISFTSNNLSVSGSSIMDVTSVGQQCSNQEPNNQQVQLIQSQQGATSLSAARMGQLSIPAGSRVPSSLIQDTSMSQMQKKQRMEVKKEDILPQQVRQQLMHRQDTHEPQLQALIQQQALRQHQQQQQLVQSMTSIQRLQFLHQQQQFSLRHQQQFSRQQQQHPIRQQLQQPSTHLSGMKRPFESGVCSNRLMQYLYHQQQRPADNSYAYWKKFVTEYYSPRSKTRWCLSQYDNVGHHSLGVFPQSTMDAWQCEICGSKSGRGFEATFEVLPRLNQIKFNSGVIDELLFLDLPTEVRYPNGVMTLQYEKAVQETVYAQLRVIRKGQLRVLFTPDLKIISWEFCARRHEEFISRKLIAPQVNQLLQVAQKCQNTINESGPEGISQQELQANSNMVLAGGRQLAQTLELQSLNDLGFSKRYVRCLQISEVVNSMKDLMDLCSEKAAGPIDGLKSYLKKPSFTKRQMPTTTDMEQQLSSAPTNSNSSLNPGLNNNSQMANINNNHAAVGRGSLSVGPPPLMTNNYQTMLTRQHSMNQNSNSLQLQQQQQAVLPSMNHNSSGGGGGQRVAVGQAGGNFVNGQRFIPGYNSSPQPINHQQVLSGYHNPSNGTNTTKTGPGPAPSRSNSFKGGPSNSDSNAGSRNTTTTPTTSNNNNNNNKAAEEKEAEAAASDLSNYLNLPDNMFQDFAESGLFDDSLGYSWKS